A section of the Dermacoccus nishinomiyaensis genome encodes:
- a CDS encoding exodeoxyribonuclease VII small subunit, with protein MSDTHEAPANEASDDVMNHDSTDAAQAGTPGTVPASAPDAANADIASMGYEQARDELAQIVTTLEGGRAPLEESMRLWERGEALADHCTRWLDGAQSRIEEAVARRENGSEGA; from the coding sequence ATGAGCGACACTCACGAGGCACCCGCGAACGAGGCGTCCGACGACGTCATGAACCACGACTCGACCGATGCCGCCCAGGCCGGCACCCCTGGCACCGTGCCCGCGAGCGCGCCCGACGCCGCGAACGCCGACATCGCGAGCATGGGTTACGAACAGGCTCGCGACGAGCTCGCCCAGATCGTCACGACGCTCGAAGGTGGTCGCGCGCCGCTCGAGGAGAGCATGCGGCTGTGGGAGCGCGGCGAGGCCCTCGCCGATCACTGCACGCGGTGGCTCGACGGGGCACAGTCGCGCATCGAAGAAGCCGTCGCGCGCCGAGAGAACGGCAGCGAAGGAGCCTGA
- a CDS encoding DUF4245 family protein, protein MPPPPPPKRRGMQGNAKSMVLSMIACIAGCLVILALIPRQGATKLPTVQASQIAREVSSTKHWDVAVADGLGSPWRAVNVAIVPGDKDHAERWRAGYQGDGEDYVSIQQRKDGGAAWIKDVASGSDAGSVDLGGVSWRKVEMQSGQKGLVRSQPLAGLDTVVTGKGSWAQLQQIAAAAKPYSQIAK, encoded by the coding sequence ATGCCCCCGCCCCCTCCGCCGAAGCGGCGCGGGATGCAGGGAAACGCCAAGAGCATGGTCCTGTCCATGATCGCTTGTATCGCCGGCTGTTTGGTGATTTTGGCCCTCATTCCTCGTCAGGGGGCCACGAAACTGCCCACCGTGCAGGCGTCACAGATCGCGCGCGAGGTGTCGTCGACGAAGCACTGGGACGTCGCCGTCGCCGACGGGCTCGGTTCGCCGTGGCGTGCCGTCAACGTCGCGATCGTGCCGGGCGACAAGGATCACGCGGAGCGTTGGCGCGCGGGCTATCAGGGTGACGGTGAGGACTACGTCTCGATCCAGCAGCGCAAGGACGGCGGCGCAGCTTGGATCAAGGACGTCGCATCCGGCTCTGATGCCGGCAGCGTCGACCTCGGGGGCGTGAGCTGGCGCAAGGTCGAGATGCAGTCGGGCCAGAAGGGGCTCGTGCGCTCGCAGCCGCTCGCCGGGCTCGACACCGTCGTCACCGGCAAGGGCTCGTGGGCCCAGTTGCAGCAGATCGCCGCGGCGGCCAAGCCGTACAGCCAGATCGCGAAGTGA
- the glpX gene encoding class II fructose-bisphosphatase, giving the protein MTSKLPTYQIPDRNLALELVRVTESAAMAAGPWVGRGEKNLADGAAVEAMRTLISTVSMNGTVVIGEGEKDEAPMLFNGEQVGDGTGPDVDVAVDPIDGTTLTAKGMPNAVSVLAVSERGSMYDPSAVFYMDKLVTGPEAADVVDIRLPVAENIRRIAKAKNTTNNGVTVVLLDRPRHEPLAQEIRDAGARIKFISDGDVAGAIMAARPNTGVDLLLGIGGTPEGIITACAIKCIGGVIQGRLAPKDDEEKQRALDAGHDVNRVLTTNDLVRGDNCFFVATGITDGELLKGVRYRENGCTTSSLVMRSKSGTVRTIEAEHRLSKVAEYASEQYQ; this is encoded by the coding sequence GTGACATCGAAGCTGCCCACCTACCAGATCCCCGACCGCAACCTGGCGCTCGAACTCGTGCGCGTCACCGAGTCAGCCGCCATGGCCGCCGGCCCCTGGGTGGGTCGTGGCGAGAAGAACCTCGCGGACGGCGCCGCCGTCGAGGCGATGCGCACCCTCATCTCGACGGTGAGCATGAACGGCACCGTCGTCATCGGCGAGGGCGAGAAGGACGAGGCCCCGATGCTGTTCAACGGTGAGCAGGTGGGCGACGGCACGGGCCCCGACGTCGACGTCGCCGTCGACCCGATCGACGGCACGACGCTGACGGCGAAGGGCATGCCGAACGCCGTCTCCGTCCTCGCCGTCAGCGAGCGCGGCTCGATGTACGACCCGAGTGCCGTGTTCTACATGGACAAGCTCGTCACCGGCCCCGAGGCCGCAGACGTCGTCGACATCCGCCTGCCCGTCGCCGAGAACATCCGCCGCATCGCGAAGGCCAAGAACACGACGAACAACGGCGTCACGGTCGTGCTGCTCGATCGCCCGCGCCACGAGCCGCTCGCGCAGGAGATCCGTGACGCCGGCGCGCGCATCAAGTTCATCTCCGACGGTGACGTCGCCGGTGCCATCATGGCCGCCCGCCCCAACACGGGTGTCGACCTGTTGCTCGGCATCGGCGGCACGCCTGAGGGCATCATCACCGCGTGCGCGATCAAGTGCATCGGCGGCGTCATCCAGGGCCGTCTTGCGCCGAAGGACGACGAGGAGAAGCAGCGCGCGCTCGACGCGGGCCACGACGTCAATCGTGTGCTGACGACGAACGATCTCGTCCGCGGCGACAACTGCTTCTTCGTCGCGACGGGCATCACCGACGGTGAACTGCTCAAGGGTGTGCGCTACCGCGAGAACGGCTGCACGACGAGCTCGCTCGTCATGCGCAGCAAGAGCGGTACCGTACGAACCATCGAGGCCGAGCACCGCCTGAGCAAGGTGGCTGAATACGCTTCGGAGCAGTACCAGTAA
- a CDS encoding carbohydrate kinase family protein, translated as MTQPNTATTLVIGEALIDVVHPRDGESAEHVGGSPLNVAVGLSRLGHPAVLATHLGEDERGHRIQRLLTDEGVELTVASFDLDATSTAQAHLDDDGAATYDFAIDWPAVTGLPTDVAHVHTGSIGASLTPGSASVFEALKAAHASATTSFDPNVRPSLMGSPDDERERVEQFCGYVDVIKSSDEDAQWLYPGRSVEEIAELWAGLGPRLVIITRGGDGAHVRLAESGTFEVAGRSVEVADTVGAGDSFMSGLISGLLDLGLLGGVEARQRLAHAREDDVRPALVRAIATSSTTVTRAGSNPPTREEIAGL; from the coding sequence ATGACCCAGCCCAACACCGCCACCACGCTCGTCATCGGTGAGGCCCTCATCGACGTCGTCCATCCTCGCGACGGCGAGAGCGCGGAACACGTCGGTGGCAGCCCGCTCAACGTTGCGGTCGGGCTGTCGCGCCTCGGCCACCCCGCCGTCCTCGCCACGCACCTCGGTGAGGACGAGCGGGGTCACCGCATCCAGCGCCTGCTCACCGACGAGGGCGTCGAGCTGACGGTCGCGAGCTTCGACCTCGACGCCACGTCGACAGCTCAGGCCCACCTCGATGACGACGGCGCCGCGACGTACGACTTCGCCATCGACTGGCCGGCGGTCACGGGCCTGCCGACGGATGTCGCGCACGTCCACACCGGCTCGATCGGCGCCTCGCTCACCCCGGGCTCCGCGTCGGTCTTCGAGGCTTTGAAGGCCGCTCACGCGTCCGCGACGACGTCGTTCGACCCGAACGTGCGCCCCTCCCTCATGGGCAGCCCCGACGACGAGCGCGAGCGCGTCGAGCAGTTCTGCGGGTACGTCGATGTCATCAAGTCCTCCGACGAGGACGCGCAGTGGCTCTACCCGGGCCGCAGCGTCGAGGAGATCGCCGAGTTGTGGGCCGGCCTCGGGCCGCGACTCGTCATCATCACCCGCGGCGGTGACGGAGCGCACGTCCGCCTCGCCGAGAGCGGCACCTTCGAGGTGGCCGGGCGCTCCGTCGAGGTCGCCGACACCGTCGGCGCCGGCGACTCGTTCATGTCAGGGCTCATCTCGGGGCTGCTCGACCTCGGGCTGCTCGGCGGTGTCGAGGCCCGTCAGCGCCTCGCGCACGCCCGCGAGGACGACGTGCGCCCCGCCCTCGTGCGCGCCATCGCCACATCCTCGACGACGGTGACGCGCGCCGGCTCGAACCCGCCCACGCGTGAAGAGATCGCCGGCCTCTGA
- a CDS encoding ABC transporter ATP-binding protein yields the protein MSSIQLKNIVKKYGDGFPAVNDVSLDIADGEFMILVGPSGCGKSTLLRMVVGLEDITSGDLEINGTRVNDLAPRDRNLAMVFQNYALYPHLTVFENIAFPLRLNKGKVSDDEIQRKVREASKMLELDEHLERKPGNLSGGQRQRVAMGRAIVRDADAFLFDEPLSNLDAKLRGQMRTEIARMQRRLGITTIYVTHDQTEAMTLGDRVAVLKKGVLQQCASPRELYEQPANLFVAGFIGSPPMNFVPARVEGTTLRLPFATVPMTEQLARDVAGKDIVIVGIRPEYIKDAEVNPVSGGATFKAVVDQTEWLGNEQYAYIPFEQDPAAKQHLDALEKDLDGEGARSQLVVNLDARSQIFEGDEVEFAFDPAHMHVFDPESGHNYTRNEEKATQIAANSEKQRKAALQRAKERDARGAISGGTDV from the coding sequence ATGTCCAGCATCCAGCTCAAGAACATCGTCAAGAAGTACGGCGACGGATTCCCGGCCGTCAACGACGTCAGCCTCGACATCGCCGACGGCGAGTTCATGATCCTCGTCGGCCCGTCCGGCTGCGGTAAGTCGACGCTGCTGCGCATGGTCGTCGGCCTCGAGGACATCACCTCCGGTGACCTCGAGATCAACGGCACGCGCGTCAACGACCTCGCACCGCGCGACCGCAACCTCGCGATGGTGTTCCAGAACTACGCCCTCTACCCGCACCTGACGGTGTTCGAGAACATCGCGTTCCCGCTGCGGCTCAACAAGGGCAAGGTGAGCGATGACGAGATCCAGCGCAAGGTGCGCGAGGCGAGCAAGATGCTCGAACTCGACGAGCACCTCGAGCGCAAGCCCGGCAACCTCTCCGGTGGTCAGCGTCAGCGTGTCGCGATGGGCCGCGCGATCGTCCGCGACGCCGACGCGTTCCTGTTCGACGAGCCGCTGTCGAACCTCGACGCCAAGCTGCGCGGGCAGATGCGGACGGAGATCGCGCGCATGCAGCGTCGCCTCGGCATCACGACGATCTACGTCACGCACGACCAGACCGAGGCCATGACGCTCGGTGACCGCGTCGCCGTGCTGAAGAAGGGCGTGCTGCAGCAGTGCGCGAGCCCGCGCGAGCTGTACGAACAGCCCGCCAACCTCTTCGTCGCGGGCTTCATCGGCTCGCCGCCGATGAACTTCGTACCCGCACGCGTCGAGGGCACCACGCTGCGCCTGCCGTTCGCGACCGTGCCGATGACGGAGCAGCTTGCCCGCGACGTCGCGGGCAAGGACATCGTCATCGTCGGCATCCGCCCCGAGTACATCAAGGACGCCGAGGTCAACCCGGTCTCCGGTGGTGCGACGTTCAAGGCCGTCGTCGACCAGACGGAGTGGCTCGGCAACGAGCAGTACGCCTACATCCCGTTCGAGCAGGACCCGGCCGCGAAGCAGCACCTCGACGCGCTCGAGAAGGACCTCGACGGTGAAGGCGCTCGCAGCCAGCTCGTCGTCAACCTCGACGCTCGCTCGCAGATCTTCGAGGGCGACGAGGTCGAGTTCGCGTTCGACCCGGCACACATGCACGTGTTCGACCCGGAATCGGGCCACAACTACACGCGCAACGAGGAGAAGGCCACCCAGATCGCGGCGAACTCGGAGAAGCAGCGCAAGGCCGCGCTGCAGCGTGCCAAGGAGCGTGACGCCCGCGGCGCCATCTCCGGAGGAACGGACGTCTGA
- a CDS encoding carbohydrate ABC transporter permease — protein sequence METNVSNKAKWGMFGFAIPVMIWTLLPLVWIFALSLKSDAALTDTTGKENSFGNFFPTHPSWDNYELILKGGASDLFMPALWHSIVVSLLATLISVILATFCAYAIARLDFPGKKMILTMALAVSFFPVIAMVTPLFNMWRQIGLFDTIPGLVIPYLALTLPLAIWTLSAFFQQIPWEMEQAAQVDGATSWQAFRKVIAPLAGPGVFTTAIITFFTAWNDFVFAISLTSGNARTVPAALSFFTGASQFTQPTGAIAAAAVIVTIPVIILVLIFQRRIVSGLTSGAVKG from the coding sequence ATGGAAACCAACGTCTCGAACAAGGCCAAGTGGGGGATGTTCGGTTTCGCCATCCCCGTCATGATCTGGACGCTGCTGCCGCTCGTGTGGATCTTCGCGCTGTCGCTCAAGAGCGACGCCGCCCTCACGGACACGACGGGCAAGGAGAACAGCTTCGGCAACTTCTTCCCGACGCACCCGAGCTGGGACAACTACGAGTTGATCCTCAAGGGCGGGGCGTCCGACCTGTTCATGCCGGCGCTGTGGCACTCGATCGTGGTGTCGCTGCTCGCCACGCTGATCTCTGTCATCCTCGCGACGTTCTGCGCCTACGCGATCGCCCGCCTCGACTTCCCGGGCAAGAAGATGATCCTGACGATGGCGCTCGCCGTCTCGTTCTTCCCCGTCATCGCGATGGTGACGCCGCTGTTCAACATGTGGCGTCAGATCGGGCTGTTCGACACGATCCCCGGCCTCGTCATCCCGTACCTCGCGCTGACGCTGCCGCTGGCGATCTGGACACTGTCCGCGTTCTTCCAGCAGATCCCGTGGGAGATGGAGCAGGCCGCCCAGGTCGACGGTGCGACGTCGTGGCAGGCGTTCCGCAAGGTCATCGCGCCGCTCGCCGGCCCGGGTGTCTTCACGACGGCCATCATCACGTTCTTCACGGCGTGGAACGACTTCGTGTTCGCCATCTCGCTGACGTCGGGCAACGCCCGCACGGTGCCCGCCGCGCTGAGCTTCTTCACCGGCGCCAGCCAGTTCACGCAGCCGACGGGCGCCATCGCCGCGGCCGCCGTCATCGTGACGATCCCCGTCATCATCCTCGTCCTGATCTTCCAGCGTCGGATCGTCTCCGGCCTCACCTCCGGCGCCGTCAAGGGCTGA
- a CDS encoding carbohydrate ABC transporter permease: MEKSAATGVATGAKRKKAPLSDRARAERNLGWKLAGPAFVVMCLVTLYPILNALYLSFFKYRLTDPAGKKFVWFQNYASALKDSLFWNAMGTTLIITIVTVVVELILGFAIAMLMNKIVMPRRTLRTVVLLPYAIITVVSAFAWKFGFDVSTGFVNHWLHTLTFGSFPLDYDWFGQRGSSLFVICLSEIWKTTPFMSLLLLTGLAQVDSSMEEAAKVDGATWWQRLTKVILPNMKAAIMVALLFRTLDAFRIFDNPYVMTGGANDTTSLSMLVSREAIDRVEIGMGSALAVILFLCVLIIAAIFVKGFKVDLAAGRNN; the protein is encoded by the coding sequence ATGGAGAAGAGTGCGGCCACCGGTGTCGCAACGGGGGCGAAGCGCAAGAAGGCGCCGCTCTCCGATCGCGCACGCGCCGAGCGCAACCTCGGGTGGAAGCTCGCGGGGCCGGCGTTCGTCGTCATGTGTCTCGTGACGCTGTACCCGATCCTCAACGCGCTGTACCTGTCGTTCTTCAAGTACCGCCTCACCGACCCGGCGGGCAAGAAGTTCGTGTGGTTCCAGAACTACGCCTCCGCGCTCAAGGACTCGCTGTTCTGGAACGCCATGGGCACGACGCTCATCATCACGATCGTCACGGTCGTCGTCGAGCTGATCCTCGGCTTCGCCATCGCGATGCTCATGAACAAGATCGTCATGCCACGACGCACGCTGCGCACCGTCGTCCTGCTGCCGTACGCGATCATCACGGTCGTCTCCGCGTTCGCGTGGAAGTTCGGCTTCGACGTCAGCACCGGCTTCGTCAACCACTGGCTGCACACCCTGACGTTCGGCTCGTTCCCGCTCGACTACGACTGGTTCGGTCAGCGGGGCAGCTCGCTGTTCGTCATCTGCCTGTCGGAGATCTGGAAGACGACGCCGTTCATGTCACTGCTGCTGCTGACGGGCCTCGCACAGGTCGACTCCTCGATGGAGGAGGCCGCCAAGGTCGACGGCGCCACCTGGTGGCAGCGCCTCACGAAGGTGATCCTGCCGAACATGAAGGCCGCCATCATGGTCGCCCTGCTGTTCCGCACGCTCGACGCCTTCCGCATCTTCGACAACCCGTACGTCATGACCGGCGGCGCCAATGACACGACGAGCCTTTCGATGCTCGTCTCCCGTGAGGCGATCGATCGCGTGGAGATCGGCATGGGCTCCGCCCTCGCCGTCATCCTCTTCCTCTGCGTGCTCATCATCGCGGCGATCTTCGTCAAGGGCTTCAAGGTCGACCTCGCTGCCGGGAGGAACAACTGA
- a CDS encoding extracellular solute-binding protein translates to MNTSKSRRRVAAAASMAMLATTALAGCGGDSGGGTPTLTWYINPDVGNSDASKGGQATLAANCTKASGGKYKIKVELLPNSASDQRTQLLRRLAAGDSSMDLMSTDPAFVTEFAAAGYLAPVPESMQKNFTEDRVQSSIDASMYKGKLTSVPFWANTQLLWYKKSVAQKAGLDMSKPVTWDQVIDAAKKTKTNVGVQGKLYEGYAVWINALVAGGGGKIVEDPSATYENIKLGLDSDAGKKAASIINKVATSGVGGPAIGSSDETASLTLFQSPSGGFLVNWPYSYGAIQKAAPKVAEDVAAAVYPRTDASHDAAPPFGGIQLAVGKNSKHTDLAYQAAECITNEKNTTAYMVASGNPSSRKASYDSADVKKAFPNGIAAQIRTSLDKAVPRPLSPYWGDISGALQQQFSPPSKVTPNTPAEAQKFILDVLKGKALL, encoded by the coding sequence ATGAACACATCCAAGTCACGCAGGCGAGTGGCTGCCGCAGCATCGATGGCGATGCTCGCGACGACCGCGCTCGCCGGGTGCGGTGGCGACAGCGGGGGCGGCACGCCCACGCTGACCTGGTACATCAACCCGGACGTCGGCAACTCCGACGCCTCCAAGGGTGGCCAGGCCACACTCGCCGCGAACTGCACGAAGGCCTCCGGCGGCAAGTACAAGATCAAGGTCGAGCTGCTGCCGAACTCGGCCTCCGACCAGCGCACGCAGCTGCTGCGTCGCCTCGCCGCGGGCGACAGCTCGATGGACCTCATGAGCACCGACCCGGCGTTCGTCACCGAGTTCGCTGCTGCGGGCTACCTCGCGCCCGTGCCGGAGTCGATGCAGAAGAACTTCACGGAGGACCGCGTCCAGAGCTCCATCGACGCCTCGATGTACAAGGGCAAGCTGACGTCCGTGCCGTTCTGGGCGAACACGCAGCTGCTCTGGTACAAGAAGTCGGTCGCGCAGAAGGCCGGTCTCGACATGAGCAAGCCGGTGACGTGGGATCAGGTCATCGACGCCGCGAAGAAGACGAAGACGAACGTCGGCGTCCAGGGCAAGCTCTACGAGGGCTACGCCGTGTGGATCAACGCGCTCGTCGCGGGCGGCGGCGGCAAGATCGTCGAGGACCCGAGTGCGACGTACGAGAACATCAAGCTCGGCCTCGACTCGGACGCCGGCAAGAAGGCCGCGTCGATCATCAACAAGGTCGCGACGTCGGGCGTCGGCGGCCCCGCGATCGGTTCGTCCGACGAGACGGCGTCGCTGACGCTGTTCCAGTCGCCGAGCGGCGGTTTCCTCGTCAACTGGCCCTACTCCTACGGTGCCATCCAGAAGGCCGCGCCGAAGGTGGCCGAGGACGTGGCGGCCGCGGTCTACCCGCGCACCGACGCCTCGCACGACGCCGCGCCTCCGTTCGGTGGTATCCAGCTCGCCGTCGGCAAGAACTCGAAGCACACCGACCTCGCCTACCAGGCGGCGGAGTGCATCACGAACGAGAAGAACACGACGGCGTACATGGTTGCCTCGGGCAACCCGAGCAGCCGCAAGGCCTCGTACGACTCGGCGGACGTCAAGAAGGCCTTCCCGAACGGGATCGCCGCCCAGATCCGCACCTCGCTGGACAAGGCCGTGCCGCGTCCGCTCTCGCCCTACTGGGGCGACATCTCCGGGGCTCTGCAGCAGCAGTTCTCGCCGCCGTCGAAGGTGACGCCGAACACTCCGGCCGAGGCCCAGAAGTTCATCCTCGACGTCCTGAAGGGGAAGGCCCTGCTGTGA
- a CDS encoding fumarate hydratase, protein MADFAYSDLLPTGEDTTTYRKLTSDGVRTLEGPGGRTFLEVDPSALETLSATAMHDIAHYLRTSHLAQLRKILDDPEASNNDKFVALDLLKNANIAAAGVLPMCQDTGTAIVMGKKGSQVLVARDEHDPAPDEASLAEGVYDAYTKLNLRYSQMAPLTMWDEKNTGSNLPAQIEIYADSQPGHETTYKFLFMAKDGGSANKSFLYQETKAILNPKRMLEFLDEKLRSLGTAACPPYHLAVVIGGTSAEFALKTAKYASAKYLDELPTSGDAATGHGFRDPELEEQILELTRNFGIGAQFGGKYFCHDVRVVRLPRHGASLPVAIAVSCSADRQVLGKITREGVFIEQLETDPAQFLPDVTEAHLIESGDEATGAGSTGKGAAVDIDLSRPMDEIRAELSKHPVKTRLSLTGTLVVARDIAHAKIKERLDAGEEMPQYLKDHPVYYAGPAKTPEGMASGSFGPTTAGRMDSYVKQFQAAGGSMVMLAKGNRSAQVTEACQEYGGFYLGSIGGPAARLALDCIKKVEVLEYPELGMEAVWKIEVENFPAFIVVDDKGNDFFAATAKPTAMTITTRPGLS, encoded by the coding sequence ATGGCTGATTTCGCGTACTCCGACCTGCTGCCCACCGGCGAGGACACGACCACCTACCGCAAGCTGACGAGCGACGGGGTGCGCACGCTCGAGGGCCCCGGCGGGCGTACCTTCCTCGAGGTCGACCCCTCGGCCCTGGAGACGTTGTCGGCCACCGCGATGCACGACATCGCGCACTATCTGCGTACGTCTCACCTCGCGCAGCTGCGCAAGATCCTCGACGACCCCGAGGCGAGCAACAACGACAAGTTCGTCGCGCTCGACCTGCTCAAGAACGCGAACATCGCGGCGGCGGGCGTCCTGCCCATGTGTCAGGACACGGGCACGGCGATCGTCATGGGCAAGAAGGGTTCGCAGGTGCTCGTCGCGCGTGACGAGCACGACCCCGCTCCCGACGAGGCGTCGCTCGCGGAGGGCGTCTACGACGCGTACACGAAACTCAATCTGCGCTACAGCCAGATGGCGCCGCTGACGATGTGGGACGAGAAGAACACCGGCTCGAACCTGCCCGCGCAGATCGAGATCTACGCCGACAGCCAGCCGGGCCACGAGACCACCTACAAGTTCCTCTTCATGGCCAAGGACGGCGGCAGCGCCAACAAGTCGTTCCTGTACCAGGAGACGAAGGCTATCCTCAACCCCAAGCGCATGCTCGAGTTCCTCGACGAGAAGCTGCGCAGCCTCGGCACCGCCGCGTGCCCGCCGTACCACCTCGCCGTCGTCATCGGCGGCACGAGCGCCGAGTTCGCGCTCAAGACCGCGAAGTACGCGAGCGCGAAGTACCTCGACGAGCTGCCGACGTCCGGTGACGCCGCCACCGGCCACGGCTTCCGCGACCCGGAGCTCGAGGAGCAGATCCTCGAACTGACGCGCAACTTCGGCATCGGCGCGCAGTTCGGCGGCAAGTACTTCTGTCACGACGTGCGCGTCGTCCGCCTCCCGCGCCACGGCGCGTCGCTGCCCGTCGCGATCGCCGTCAGCTGCTCGGCCGACCGTCAGGTGCTCGGCAAGATCACGCGCGAGGGCGTGTTCATCGAGCAGCTCGAGACCGACCCGGCGCAGTTCCTGCCCGACGTCACCGAGGCGCACCTCATCGAGAGCGGCGACGAGGCAACCGGCGCGGGCTCGACCGGCAAGGGCGCCGCCGTCGACATCGACCTGAGCCGCCCGATGGACGAGATCCGCGCCGAGCTGAGCAAGCATCCCGTCAAGACTCGCCTTTCGCTGACGGGGACGCTCGTCGTCGCGCGCGACATCGCGCACGCGAAGATCAAGGAGCGCCTCGACGCCGGCGAGGAGATGCCGCAGTACCTCAAGGACCACCCGGTCTACTACGCAGGCCCCGCGAAGACGCCGGAGGGCATGGCGTCCGGTTCGTTCGGGCCGACGACGGCCGGGCGCATGGATTCGTACGTCAAGCAGTTCCAGGCCGCCGGCGGCTCGATGGTGATGCTCGCCAAGGGCAACCGCAGCGCCCAGGTGACGGAGGCCTGCCAGGAGTACGGCGGGTTCTACCTCGGCTCGATCGGCGGCCCGGCCGCGCGTCTCGCCCTCGACTGCATCAAGAAGGTCGAGGTGCTCGAATACCCTGAGCTCGGCATGGAGGCCGTGTGGAAGATCGAGGTCGAGAACTTCCCCGCGTTCATCGTCGTCGACGACAAGGGCAACGACTTCTTCGCCGCCACGGCGAAGCCCACCGCCATGACCATCACCACCCGCCCCGGCCTGAGCTGA
- a CDS encoding carbonic anhydrase yields the protein MSSTLTPQQAWDTLVEGNRRFVSGTTQRPHSDGERRRELVAGQAPQAVIFGCGDSRVPAEMIFDQGLGDLFVVRTAGHVLDPSVLGSIEFGTEVLRAPLVVVLAHKSCGAINATLAAEETGDMPPGYLHTIIERVMPSILHGRKHGLTTGEQFEAEHARATSELLPQRSQLIRDRIDAGRLAVVAVHYDIGEGEAHVVGTLGDITA from the coding sequence ATGAGCAGCACCCTCACGCCGCAGCAGGCCTGGGACACCCTCGTCGAGGGCAACCGACGCTTCGTCTCCGGCACGACGCAGCGCCCGCACAGTGACGGCGAGCGCCGGCGCGAGCTCGTCGCCGGGCAGGCACCCCAGGCCGTCATCTTCGGGTGCGGCGACTCCCGCGTGCCGGCCGAGATGATCTTCGACCAGGGCCTCGGCGATCTGTTCGTCGTGCGCACCGCGGGCCACGTGCTTGACCCCAGCGTGCTCGGCTCGATCGAGTTCGGCACCGAGGTGCTGCGCGCACCGCTCGTCGTCGTGCTCGCGCACAAGAGCTGCGGCGCCATCAACGCGACGCTCGCCGCCGAGGAGACCGGCGACATGCCGCCGGGGTACCTCCACACGATCATCGAGCGCGTCATGCCGTCGATCCTGCACGGGCGCAAGCACGGGCTGACGACCGGCGAGCAGTTCGAGGCCGAGCATGCCCGGGCGACGAGCGAGCTCCTCCCCCAGCGCAGTCAGCTGATCCGTGATCGCATCGACGCCGGCCGGCTCGCCGTCGTCGCCGTGCACTACGACATCGGTGAGGGCGAGGCGCACGTCGTCGGCACCCTGGGTGACATCACGGCCTGA
- a CDS encoding malate dehydrogenase: MPKPAVRVAVSGAAGAIGYSLLFRIAAGELLGPDQPVELRLLEVDEALRKLEGTVMELQDCAFPMLAGTETGSDARRMFDGVSHALLVGAKPRGPGMERGDLLEVNGHIFGPQGEALNDAAADEVQVTVTGNPANTNCLIAMHAARDIPNERFSALTRLDQNRAVAQLAAKTGASVTDIHDVIIWGNHSATQYPDVTHATIHGRAARLEVGDDAWLNDVFIPTVAKRGAAIIDARGASSAASAASATIDHARDWALGTDRIVAMAVPSDGSYGVPEGLVSSFPVTVTERAWRIVPDLTIDEFSRARIDASVAELESERDAVRALGLI; encoded by the coding sequence ATGCCCAAGCCCGCCGTTCGCGTTGCCGTCAGCGGAGCCGCTGGCGCCATCGGTTACAGCCTCCTCTTCCGCATCGCCGCGGGTGAACTGCTCGGCCCCGACCAGCCCGTAGAGCTGCGCCTGCTCGAGGTCGACGAAGCGCTCCGCAAGCTGGAGGGCACCGTCATGGAGCTGCAGGACTGCGCGTTCCCAATGCTCGCAGGCACGGAGACCGGCTCCGACGCGCGCCGCATGTTCGACGGCGTCAGTCACGCGCTGCTCGTCGGCGCGAAGCCGCGCGGGCCGGGCATGGAGCGCGGCGACCTGCTCGAGGTCAACGGCCACATCTTCGGCCCGCAGGGAGAGGCGCTCAACGACGCTGCCGCCGATGAAGTGCAGGTCACCGTCACCGGCAACCCGGCGAACACGAACTGCCTCATCGCGATGCATGCGGCACGTGACATCCCGAACGAACGCTTCAGCGCGCTGACGCGCCTCGACCAGAACCGCGCCGTCGCGCAGCTCGCCGCGAAGACGGGTGCGAGCGTCACCGACATCCACGACGTCATCATCTGGGGCAACCACAGCGCCACGCAGTACCCGGACGTCACGCACGCGACGATCCATGGCCGTGCCGCGCGCCTCGAGGTGGGCGATGACGCCTGGCTCAACGACGTCTTCATCCCGACGGTCGCGAAGCGCGGCGCCGCGATCATCGACGCCCGAGGCGCGTCGTCAGCGGCGAGCGCCGCGAGCGCGACGATCGATCACGCCCGCGACTGGGCTCTCGGCACCGACCGGATCGTCGCCATGGCCGTGCCGTCGGACGGCTCCTACGGCGTGCCCGAGGGGCTCGTGTCGAGCTTCCCCGTCACCGTCACCGAGCGCGCCTGGCGGATCGTTCCCGACCTCACGATCGACGAGTTCAGCCGCGCCCGCATCGACGCGAGCGTCGCCGAGCTCGAGAGCGAGCGCGACGCCGTCCGCGCACTCGGGCTCATCTGA